The DNA sequence GGGTCTACGGCCCCGCACCGCCTCCGGGCACGGTGGAAAGCGACCGTCCCGCGCACAGCGGGAGCGACGCCATCCGGACCGAAGGCAGACCCGCCATGACTGCTGACATCGCCATCATCGGACTCGGCTGCCGCTTTCCCGGCGCTCCCGACGTCCTCGGCTACTGGAACCTCTTGCTGGGCGGGGCACGGCAGTTCGCCGCCGTGCCCGGGGAACGCTGGAACCACGAGACCTTCCACGCCCCCGGCGAGCGGTCGGCCCCCCATGCCTCCCACGCCCCCCACGCCCCCCATACCGCCCATACCGCCTATACGGACCAGGTGGCCTTCCTGGACTCCGTGGACCGCTTCGACGCCCTGCACCACGGGGTGCCGCGCGCCCGCGCGCGGGCCATGGACCCACAGCACCGGCTGCTGCTCGATGTCAGCCGCGAGGCCCTCGACGACGCGGGGATGGGCCGCGGCGACTTCGACCGGGAGAACACCGGGGTCTTCTTCGCGGACCCCGCAGACCTGCCCGGGAGCCTGCTCGACACGGCGTCCGGCACCGTCAGCCGCCAGTTCGACCTGGGCGGGCCCGCCCTCGCCGTCGGCAGCGCCTGTTCCGGCTCGCTGGTCGCCCTCGACCAGGCGATGGCGCACCTGCGTCAGGGCACCTGCCGGATCGCCCTCGTCGGCGGCGTGCACCTCAATCTCACCCCCGACAGCCTGGTCGGCTTCTCCCGACTCCGTGCCCTGTCCGCCGCCGGGGTGTGCCGCCCGTTCGACGCGGAGGCCGACGGCTTCGTCCTGGGCGAAGGCGCCGGTGTCGTCGTCATACGGCCCCTCGCCGACGCCCTCGCCGCCGGCGACCGCGTCTACGCGGTGATCAAGGGCATCGGCTCGGCCAACGACGGCGCCTCCCCCGGACCCCTGCAACCCGCCTCCGACAGCCGGCTCCGCGCCATGCGCCGGGCCTACGAGGACGCCGGGGTCGCCCCGTCCTCCGTGGGCTTCGTCGAGGCCCACGGCACCGGCACCGCGGCCGAGGACCGTGCCGAGGCCGAGGCCCTGCGCCGACTGCGCACCGAATACCCCGACGACGACCCGGCCCTGTGCTACCTCGCCTCGGGCAAGGCCCTGATCGGGCACTCCCTGGCCGCGGCGGGCATCGCGGGCCTGATCAAGACGGCCCTGGTCGTCCACCACCGCACGATCGTGCCGCAGCCGGCCACCACCCCCCACCCCGACCTGGGCATCTCCGCCGCCGGCCTGCGCTTCGCCGACACGCCGCGGCCCTTTCCGGGAGGCGGCACTCCGCGCCGTGCCGCCGTCAGCTCGTTCGGCTTCGGCGGCACCGACGTCCACGTGGTGCTCGAGGAGCGCCCCGACCCGGTCCCCCGACGGCCTGCGCACCGCGCAGCCGCCACCGAGAGCGCCCGAGCCGACCATGGCACCGAGGTCACCCGGTCCCAGCTCGTCTTCCTCTCGGCAGGAAACCCCGAGCTGCTGGACCAGCACATCGGCGAGGTTCTCGACGTACTCGACGCGGCGGACCGTACGCCGCTGGCGGCCGTGGCCCACACCCTAGGGGCGCGGGCGCCGCTGCCGGCCCGGCTCGCGATCGTGGCCACCGACACGGCGGGATTCCTGCGGCGCCTGCGGCACGCCCGTGAGCAGCTCCTCGCCGGAGCCCGGGGCGACCTCGGCGACGGCGCCTTCGCCGCCGATGCCCCGCTGCCGACCGCGCGCCGCCGCACCGCCTTCCTCTACCCCGGCCAGGGCAGCCAGCGGCCGGGCATGATGCGGGACCTCTACGAGAGGTTCCCCGCCTACCGCTCGGCCGTCTGCGTACTCAGCGCCGTGGCCCGGGCCGACCTCGGCTTCGACCTGGCCGACCTGCTGTACGGCGAGGCCTCCGCGCCCCAGGCACCCCAGGTGTCCCGGGCATCCCAGACGCCTCAGGCGTCCCGGCCGTCCCCCGTGGACAACGGGGAGCTCGGGCGCATGCTCGCCGCCACCGAGGTGTGCCAGCCGCTGCTCGGCACCGTCCAGATCGCCGCCACCCGGGTCCTCGCCGACTGCGGGATCACCCCCGACCTCGCCCTGGGCCACAGCACCGGCGAGTTCGCGGCCGCCGCGGCGGCCGGTGCCCTGACCCACGTGGACGCCGTCCGGCTGCTGGTGCACCGGGGCGCGGCCCTGCGGCGGGCCGGGTCCGGGCTCCGGGGCGGGATGCTCGCCGTGCAGACCGACAAGGAGACCTGCCGCCGGCTCGTCGACGGCATCGACGACGTGTGGCTCGCCTGCTTCAACCAGCCGCGGCAGGTCGTGGTCAGCGGCACGCCGGAAGGTCTCGCCGCCTTGCGCGAGGCCTGCGCGGAAGCCGGGATCGTCACGGCGGCGCTCGACGTGGCCAACGCCTTCCACACCCCGCGGCTGGCCCGCGCCGAGGAGGCCGTGCGCTCGGGCCTCGCCGCCCGTCGCATCAGCAGCCCCGCCGTAGCGTTCGTCTCGTCCGTGAACGCCGAGGTCTGTACCGACCCCGGCCGGCTGCGCGAGCTGTGGACCCGGCACGCGTCCGCACCGGTCCTCTTCGACGACGCCGTCCGCACCGCCTACGACCAGGGGGCCCGCGTCTTCCTCCAGGTGGCCGGCGGGACCTCGCTCCTCACCTCGGTCCGCCGCAACCTCACCGGCCACGGCGACGTCCACGTCATCCCCGTCACCGGGGAGGTGCCGGACGACGGACGCACCTTCGTCCTGGCCCTCGCCCGGCTCGCGGTCCTGGGCGCCCCGGTCGACCCGCGTGCCCTGGTCCCCGCGCAGGAGCGCCGACTGCTGGACCTGCCGGTGGCCAAGCTCGAGGTGCAGTCCTACCGGGTCACGACCCGCCGCCCCGCGAACGGGCCCGCACCCGCCCCGCCCGCCGTACCGGGCCCCGCGGCCCTGCGCCTCGCCGCACCCCTCGCGGTCCCGGCGGCTCCGGCCCCTGCCCCTCGCGCGGCCGCCGCCCCCGCCCCCGCCAAGGGGAAGGCCGCGCCGCGCTCCGGTCAGGACGCCGATGTCGACGCGGCCCGGGCCGCCTGAGCCCCCTCGGGCCGCCGCCGTGATGCGCACCGTGCACGCCGACGCCTTCCCGCCGATCGCACCGGGTCACGTCCACCGCTGGGGTGGCGCCGTGCTCCTCGTGGCCCGGCGCGGCGATCTCGACCGGTCCCCCTTCCTCTCCCCCGCCGAGCTGCGCGTGGTCCATGCGCTGCCGGCCTGGCGGCAGGCCGAGTGGACCGCGGGCCGACTGCTCGCCAAGCGGCTGGTCCGCGAGGCCGTCGGCGCTCCGGAACGGGAGGTGGAGGTCCTGCCCCGCGCGGACGGCAGCCCGTACGTCCTGGTCGGCGGCAGCCCGCAGCCGGACCTGCGGCTCTCCATCAGCCACACCGCCGGGCACGTCGCCGCGGCCCTCGCACCGCAACCGGTCGGAGTGGACCTGTGCGAGACCGCCTCGGCCGAGGCGGTGCGCCGGGTGGCGGACCGCGTGCTCTCCCCCGGGGAGCTCTCCCTCGCCGGTACCGACCGGCCCGAGTTCCTGGCCGCCGCCTGGGCCCTGAAGGAGGCGGCGGTCAAGGCCGACCGCAGCGGGATCTTCGGCGCCGCTCCGCTCCGCGTGGAGATCCTGCGCCTGCGGCCGCCCCTCCTCGGCGGGCGGCGGCGCGCGGTGGTGTG is a window from the Streptomyces sp. NBC_01244 genome containing:
- a CDS encoding type I polyketide synthase encodes the protein MTADIAIIGLGCRFPGAPDVLGYWNLLLGGARQFAAVPGERWNHETFHAPGERSAPHASHAPHAPHTAHTAYTDQVAFLDSVDRFDALHHGVPRARARAMDPQHRLLLDVSREALDDAGMGRGDFDRENTGVFFADPADLPGSLLDTASGTVSRQFDLGGPALAVGSACSGSLVALDQAMAHLRQGTCRIALVGGVHLNLTPDSLVGFSRLRALSAAGVCRPFDAEADGFVLGEGAGVVVIRPLADALAAGDRVYAVIKGIGSANDGASPGPLQPASDSRLRAMRRAYEDAGVAPSSVGFVEAHGTGTAAEDRAEAEALRRLRTEYPDDDPALCYLASGKALIGHSLAAAGIAGLIKTALVVHHRTIVPQPATTPHPDLGISAAGLRFADTPRPFPGGGTPRRAAVSSFGFGGTDVHVVLEERPDPVPRRPAHRAAATESARADHGTEVTRSQLVFLSAGNPELLDQHIGEVLDVLDAADRTPLAAVAHTLGARAPLPARLAIVATDTAGFLRRLRHAREQLLAGARGDLGDGAFAADAPLPTARRRTAFLYPGQGSQRPGMMRDLYERFPAYRSAVCVLSAVARADLGFDLADLLYGEASAPQAPQVSRASQTPQASRPSPVDNGELGRMLAATEVCQPLLGTVQIAATRVLADCGITPDLALGHSTGEFAAAAAAGALTHVDAVRLLVHRGAALRRAGSGLRGGMLAVQTDKETCRRLVDGIDDVWLACFNQPRQVVVSGTPEGLAALREACAEAGIVTAALDVANAFHTPRLARAEEAVRSGLAARRISSPAVAFVSSVNAEVCTDPGRLRELWTRHASAPVLFDDAVRTAYDQGARVFLQVAGGTSLLTSVRRNLTGHGDVHVIPVTGEVPDDGRTFVLALARLAVLGAPVDPRALVPAQERRLLDLPVAKLEVQSYRVTTRRPANGPAPAPPAVPGPAALRLAAPLAVPAAPAPAPRAAAAPAPAKGKAAPRSGQDADVDAARAA
- a CDS encoding 4'-phosphopantetheinyl transferase family protein, translating into MSTRPGPPEPPRAAAVMRTVHADAFPPIAPGHVHRWGGAVLLVARRGDLDRSPFLSPAELRVVHALPAWRQAEWTAGRLLAKRLVREAVGAPEREVEVLPRADGSPYVLVGGSPQPDLRLSISHTAGHVAAALAPQPVGVDLCETASAEAVRRVADRVLSPGELSLAGTDRPEFLAAAWALKEAAVKADRSGIFGAAPLRVEILRLRPPLLGGRRRAVVWRAADAVLAVVLAHPGT